A genome region from Nymphalis io chromosome Z, ilAglIoxx1.1, whole genome shotgun sequence includes the following:
- the LOC126780529 gene encoding uncharacterized protein LOC126780529 isoform X2 — translation MRFRHENVYRLLVEVYDADPNVRDWSGKKPRQYLVHMDTSLSPGSYRKKEGFLRIGSLNVRVKKTTEAFSNFLGVGATRSSAYVPKSARDRDLDRRSDDGEQLHKSWGSADNIQKDDKLMPPPMSSKIRRRGASGRRGVGAHSRSTPSTPDQPRAQMGVSEEGDSDSDSAAGFHAAWRQPRGSQS, via the exons ATGAGATTTCGCCACGAAAATGTCTACAGACTTCTAGTAGAAGTATACg ATGCTGATCCTAATGTGAGAGACTGGTCTGGGAAGAAACCTCGACAGTACTTGGTGCATATGGACACGTCACTGTCGCCAGGGTCTTACCGCA AAAAAGAAGGCTTCCTTCGTATAGGGTCCCTAAACGTTCGCGTAAAGAAGACAACGGAAGCGTTTAGTAATTTCCTAGGCGTTGGAGCTACAAGGTCATCCGCGTATGTACCTAAATCAGCCCGTGACAGAGATCTGGACAGACGGTCCGATGATGGGGAGCAACTCCATAAATCATGGGGATCGGCTGATAATATACAG AAAGATGATAAGTTGATGCCTCCCCCGATGAGCAGCAAAATCAGAAGACGTGGTGCTAGTGGAAGGCGAGGAGTTGGAGCTCACAGCCGAAGTACGCCATCAACTCCAGATCAG CCACGAGCGCAAATGGGCGTTAGTGAAGAAGGCGATTCTGATTCTGATTCTGCGGCTGGCTTTCACGCTGCCTGGAGGCAACCAAGAGGCTCACAAAGTTAG
- the LOC126780529 gene encoding uncharacterized protein LOC126780529 isoform X1 — MRFRHENVYRLLVEVYDADPNVRDWSGKKPRQYLVHMDTSLSPGSYRKPTTNNILRRTVTSAPTIRVSQSQLELIKNEKEGFLRIGSLNVRVKKTTEAFSNFLGVGATRSSAYVPKSARDRDLDRRSDDGEQLHKSWGSADNIQKDDKLMPPPMSSKIRRRGASGRRGVGAHSRSTPSTPDQPRAQMGVSEEGDSDSDSAAGFHAAWRQPRGSQS, encoded by the exons ATGAGATTTCGCCACGAAAATGTCTACAGACTTCTAGTAGAAGTATACg ATGCTGATCCTAATGTGAGAGACTGGTCTGGGAAGAAACCTCGACAGTACTTGGTGCATATGGACACGTCACTGTCGCCAGGGTCTTACCGCA AACCCACCaccaataatattttacgcCGTACAGTTACGTCTGCGCCCACTATAAGGGTATCACAATCCCAGCTTGAGCTGATTAAGAATG AAAAAGAAGGCTTCCTTCGTATAGGGTCCCTAAACGTTCGCGTAAAGAAGACAACGGAAGCGTTTAGTAATTTCCTAGGCGTTGGAGCTACAAGGTCATCCGCGTATGTACCTAAATCAGCCCGTGACAGAGATCTGGACAGACGGTCCGATGATGGGGAGCAACTCCATAAATCATGGGGATCGGCTGATAATATACAG AAAGATGATAAGTTGATGCCTCCCCCGATGAGCAGCAAAATCAGAAGACGTGGTGCTAGTGGAAGGCGAGGAGTTGGAGCTCACAGCCGAAGTACGCCATCAACTCCAGATCAG CCACGAGCGCAAATGGGCGTTAGTGAAGAAGGCGATTCTGATTCTGATTCTGCGGCTGGCTTTCACGCTGCCTGGAGGCAACCAAGAGGCTCACAAAGTTAG